A portion of the Sabethes cyaneus chromosome 3, idSabCyanKW18_F2, whole genome shotgun sequence genome contains these proteins:
- the LOC128744195 gene encoding uncharacterized protein LOC128744195 — protein MGNLPASRVVPSPPFAITGVDYAGPFWIKQGSRRPTLTKAYVAVFVCMATKAVHLEVVSDLSTDAFLASLRRLIARRGMIHELHSDNATNFRGANHELNSLYQQFQNQQTVNAIESFCRSREIEWHFIPPDAPEFGGLWEAAVKSCKTHLKRVVGNVKLTFEELSTVMAQIEAVLNSRPLFAISNDPADPRVITPADYLIGRPLTAPAEPSLEDVKVSRLARWQHLQLLREHFWSAWSRDYLITLQPRKKNQREMPMFARA, from the coding sequence ATGGGAAACCTGCCAGCGTCGAGAGTGGTGCCATCGCCCCCGTTCGCCATAACTGGTGTGGATTACGCTGGCCCCTTCTGGATTAAACAAGGGTCACGTCGTCCAACGCTGACCAAGGCGTACGTAGCAGTCTTCGTCTGCATGGCAACTAAGGCTGTGCATTTGGAAGTCGTCTCCGATTTGAGCACCGATGCTTTCCTGGCATCTCTAAGAAGATTAATTGCTCGCCGAGGaatgattcatgaattgcactCGGACAACGCCACCAACTTCCGAGGTGCGAATCATGAATTGAACAGCCTATATCAACAGTTCCAGAATCAGCAGACTGTGAACGCCATCGAATCCTTTTGTCGCAGCCGTGAAATCGAGTGGCATTTCATCCCGCCAGACGCACCGGAGTTCGGCGGCCTCTGGGAGGCAGCCGTGAAATCCTGTAAAACACATCTGAAGCGTGTCGTCGGCAACGTGAAGCTAACATTTGAGGAGCTTTCAACTGTCATGGCTCAAATCGAGGCCGTCTTGAATTCCCGCCCTTTATTCGCCATCTCGAATGACCCGGCGGATCCACGAGTTATCACCCCGGCTGACTACCTCATCGGACGACCACTCACCGCTCCAGCTGAGCCCTCCTTAGAAGACGTCAAGGTTTCCCGTTTGGCGCGCTGGCAACATCTTCAACTCCTTCGTGAACATTTTTGGAGTGCTTGGAGCAGAGATTATCTGATCACCCTGCAGCCCCGAAAGAAGAACCAACGAGAGATGCCAATGTTCGCGAGGGCCTGA